A genomic window from Chlorobium phaeobacteroides DSM 266 includes:
- a CDS encoding P-loop NTPase fold protein, with product MGNLSAIYERLSTEPLKGDELDSYYVDAFEGRGDNPVMSLKRRLLDKPGGKLQILFSGYRGCGKSTELNKLQHDIRDDFIVLNFSIREELDLVNINYVELFVITMEKLFEVVGSYNIDINPQLYKSVSEWSRTVEIEKIRLLTGEALLEAGAEVEVSVPLFARFFGKMRAAANASFSTKKTIIESIEPRLSDLIGHCNDLIREVKNKLSKSGKKGLVIIIEDLDKLSVEKAEELFFNHSHLLGTLQTHVIFTFPVSLCYHSKSTVITGNFDEDFELPMVKVHDKQGDPYPEGRDALYRIITRRIGTECFEPSDLVYRFIDVSGGCLRDLFGMIRDAADNALNHQRTRINEADYTRSFFRLRRHYENTIAEKRVNNELVTSVGEYYETLRAVAVSETKKVDNTGAVLDLRHNLCILGYNDEGWCDVHPVVRTILQERKLIP from the coding sequence ATGGGAAATCTGTCAGCAATTTACGAACGGTTGTCAACCGAGCCTTTAAAGGGTGATGAGCTGGATTCCTATTATGTTGATGCGTTTGAGGGGCGGGGCGACAACCCTGTTATGTCCCTTAAAAGACGCCTGCTCGACAAACCTGGCGGGAAGCTCCAGATCCTTTTTTCCGGTTATCGCGGGTGCGGTAAAAGTACCGAACTGAATAAACTGCAGCATGATATCCGCGACGATTTCATTGTGCTGAATTTTTCGATACGCGAAGAACTTGATCTGGTGAACATCAACTATGTCGAGCTGTTTGTAATTACCATGGAAAAACTGTTCGAAGTTGTCGGGTCGTACAACATCGACATTAATCCTCAGTTGTACAAAAGCGTGAGCGAATGGAGCCGTACGGTTGAAATAGAAAAAATAAGGTTGTTGACAGGCGAGGCTCTCCTCGAAGCCGGAGCTGAAGTGGAGGTGAGCGTACCCCTTTTTGCCCGTTTTTTTGGTAAAATGCGTGCTGCCGCCAATGCGAGTTTCTCCACAAAAAAGACCATCATCGAGAGCATTGAGCCCCGGCTTTCGGATCTTATCGGCCATTGCAACGACCTGATTCGTGAAGTCAAGAACAAACTTTCAAAAAGCGGAAAAAAAGGGCTGGTCATCATTATCGAAGATCTCGATAAATTGAGTGTCGAAAAAGCCGAAGAGCTGTTTTTCAATCACAGCCATCTTCTCGGTACTCTGCAGACCCATGTGATTTTCACCTTTCCGGTCTCACTCTGTTACCATTCCAAATCCACGGTGATTACGGGCAATTTTGATGAAGATTTTGAGCTGCCGATGGTCAAGGTGCATGACAAGCAGGGTGATCCCTATCCCGAAGGAAGGGATGCCTTGTACCGCATCATTACGCGCAGGATCGGAACAGAGTGCTTTGAACCATCCGATCTTGTTTACCGGTTTATCGACGTAAGTGGCGGTTGTTTGCGCGATCTGTTCGGCATGATTCGTGACGCTGCCGACAATGCGCTTAATCATCAACGAACACGAATCAACGAAGCTGATTATACCAGAAGTTTTTTCAGGCTTCGACGCCATTACGAAAACACGATTGCCGAAAAACGGGTGAATAATGAGCTTGTTACCTCTGTCGGGGAGTATTATGAAACCCTGCGGGCGGTTGCGGTGAGCGAAACAAAAAAGGTTGACAATACAGGCGCAGTGCTCGACCTGCGCCATAACCTCTGTATTCTCGGCTATAATGATGAAGGATGGTGCGATGTGCATCCGGTTGTTCGCACCATTCTGCAGGAACGGAAGCTCATTCCATGA
- a CDS encoding B12-binding domain-containing radical SAM protein gives MTEQRDGEKRVLLIFIQADSGVDGTSRLDGASAKRGLFSSIKESALSNIIRRAQFAIPPLSLMILSSQQVEGVSQTICDLRFEKLPLDRHWDMAGISVQTGAVKPAFELARALRSRGIKVVLGGPYVTIFPDRCREHGDALVIGEADDIWREVQEDLLGGTLKAEYRVQTFPDLSIDRVVGKSALDIGSYFTTNVVQTTRGCPYNCDFCNVHVMNGHRLRHRTIPAVLREVENFLKEDKRIFFFLDDTVNADELYAEKLFRELIPFGISWVGQATTALGEKPRLLDAFARSGCGALLVGIESLADGSNHAHQKFHNPAARQAACIKNIRDAGICVYGSFIYGLDEDTLDMPRMLEEFIEETGVDVPGINLLRPIPGTGVFDRLALEGRLLHSPHDHDAFRFSWGQEMLYRPQRITLQEFIPSYTALTGRVFTVQNALKRAMRAPRLRSAVLMFNLLYVHMYGTARKDLMRQLGEIG, from the coding sequence ATGACGGAGCAGAGGGATGGGGAAAAGAGGGTTCTGCTGATTTTTATCCAGGCCGACAGCGGCGTTGACGGCACCTCGAGGCTCGACGGAGCCAGCGCCAAACGCGGCCTTTTCAGTTCAATCAAAGAGAGCGCTCTCAGCAATATCATTCGCCGTGCGCAGTTTGCCATACCGCCGCTTTCCCTGATGATTCTCAGTTCACAGCAGGTGGAGGGAGTGAGCCAGACGATCTGCGACCTTCGATTCGAAAAGCTTCCTCTCGACCGGCACTGGGACATGGCTGGCATCAGCGTTCAGACGGGGGCTGTCAAGCCGGCGTTCGAACTTGCCCGTGCGCTCCGATCCAGAGGCATCAAGGTTGTGCTTGGCGGGCCCTATGTCACCATTTTTCCCGACCGGTGCCGCGAGCACGGCGACGCTCTTGTGATAGGGGAGGCCGACGACATCTGGCGAGAGGTGCAGGAGGATCTGCTCGGCGGCACTCTCAAAGCGGAGTACCGGGTTCAGACCTTTCCCGATCTCTCGATCGATCGCGTTGTTGGCAAGAGCGCTCTCGATATTGGCAGCTATTTCACCACCAACGTGGTGCAGACCACGAGGGGGTGCCCCTACAACTGCGACTTCTGCAACGTGCACGTCATGAACGGCCACCGGCTTCGTCACCGCACCATTCCCGCCGTGCTTCGGGAGGTTGAAAATTTTCTCAAAGAGGACAAACGGATCTTCTTTTTTCTTGACGATACCGTTAACGCCGATGAGCTCTATGCCGAAAAACTCTTTCGGGAACTCATTCCGTTCGGCATAAGCTGGGTAGGTCAGGCTACCACCGCGCTTGGCGAAAAGCCCCGACTCCTCGACGCCTTCGCCCGATCCGGGTGCGGAGCGCTGCTTGTCGGGATCGAAAGCCTCGCCGACGGCAGCAACCACGCCCATCAGAAGTTTCACAACCCCGCAGCCAGGCAGGCGGCATGTATCAAAAACATCCGGGATGCAGGCATCTGCGTCTACGGCAGTTTTATCTACGGACTCGACGAGGATACGCTCGATATGCCCCGTATGCTTGAGGAGTTTATCGAGGAGACCGGCGTCGATGTACCCGGCATCAACCTGCTTCGCCCCATTCCCGGAACCGGCGTTTTCGACCGGCTCGCGCTCGAAGGCCGTCTGCTTCACTCCCCGCATGACCACGACGCTTTCAGATTCTCCTGGGGCCAGGAGATGCTCTACAGGCCGCAACGGATCACGCTCCAGGAGTTCATTCCGAGCTACACCGCGCTGACCGGCCGCGTTTTTACCGTGCAGAACGCCCTGAAACGCGCAATGCGCGCACCCCGGTTGCGCTCTGCCGTGCTGATGTTCAATCTGCTCTACGTGCACATGTACGGCACGGCCCGCAAGGATTTGATGCGGCAGCTCGGGGAGATCGGGTGA
- the mutS gene encoding DNA mismatch repair protein MutS — protein MSSPPREHSPMMRQYLDVKERYPDYLLLFRVGDFYETFFDDAKEVSSALNIVLTRRSNGSSSEVPMAGFPHHASEGYIARLVKKGYKVAVCDQVEDPSEAKGIVRREITDIVTPGITYSDKILDDRHNNYLCALALLKEGRRVVAGAAFIDVTTAEFKIAELLPEEVADFVRSLHPAELLIARKEKERFEPVRKEFPPDMVVTELDDWMFGEDQASAVLARQFKTHSLKGFGIHGNSAGKVAAGVILQYLEETRQNRLHYITRIGTLQNTDYMTLDLQTRRNLEIISSMQDGTINGSLLQVIDRTANPMGARLIRRWLQSPLKRLEDIALRLDAVEEFKDFSPLRREVHGHLSEINDLERVLSRIATFRSIPREMRQFGSALSKIPLLKEALLQTTTARLQALGRSLVEMPELVALIEKAVDPEAGASMRDGGYIRAGYHQELDELRTIASTAKDRLLEIQQEERARTSISSLKVQFNKVFGYYIEISKSNLDKVPDYYEKKQTLVNAERFTIPALKEYEAKILNAEEKSIVLEQRLFHDLSLLIAEQAALVQTNAAVIAEIDCLASFAAVAEEYGYCKPEVAGHDRLLVTGGRHPVLERMMSTDDPYVSNDLLFDRKQRLLIITGPNMAGKSSYLRQAGLIVLLAQAGSFVPAQKAEIGLVDRIFTRVGASDNLASGESTFLVEMNEAASILNNATSKSLLLLDEIGRGTSTSDGMSIAWSMSEFIHDSIGARTLFATHYHELAELETRLQGVVNYNATVIETAEKVIFLRKIVRGASDNSYGIEVARMAGMPQEVIVRAKEILAGMEKREIDVSGIKQPSIESMQISLFEEADSRLRTAIENLDLDRLTPLDALIELKKLQDLALKGCGR, from the coding sequence ATGAGTAGTCCCCCGAGAGAACACTCTCCGATGATGCGTCAGTATCTCGATGTCAAGGAGCGGTATCCCGATTACCTGCTGCTCTTCAGGGTGGGCGATTTTTACGAAACCTTTTTCGATGACGCAAAAGAGGTTTCCTCAGCACTGAACATCGTGCTCACAAGGCGTTCGAACGGCTCATCTTCAGAGGTTCCCATGGCGGGGTTTCCGCACCATGCAAGCGAAGGCTATATTGCCAGGCTGGTTAAAAAAGGGTACAAGGTAGCCGTTTGCGATCAGGTTGAAGATCCTTCTGAGGCAAAAGGGATCGTCAGGCGTGAAATCACCGATATTGTAACGCCGGGAATTACCTACAGCGACAAAATTCTCGATGACCGGCACAACAACTATCTCTGTGCGCTTGCCCTGCTTAAAGAGGGGCGGCGGGTCGTTGCCGGTGCGGCATTTATCGACGTTACCACCGCCGAGTTCAAAATTGCAGAGCTCCTGCCTGAAGAGGTTGCTGATTTTGTCCGTTCGCTTCATCCCGCCGAACTGCTGATTGCAAGAAAGGAGAAAGAGCGGTTTGAGCCTGTCCGAAAGGAATTTCCGCCCGATATGGTTGTTACCGAGCTCGATGACTGGATGTTTGGCGAAGACCAGGCATCGGCAGTGCTTGCCAGGCAGTTCAAAACCCATTCGCTCAAAGGTTTCGGCATTCATGGCAACAGTGCCGGAAAAGTAGCCGCGGGAGTCATTCTTCAGTACCTCGAAGAGACCCGTCAAAACCGTCTGCACTACATTACCCGTATCGGTACGCTGCAGAACACCGATTATATGACGCTCGATCTGCAGACCCGGCGAAACCTCGAAATCATCTCCTCCATGCAGGATGGCACGATCAACGGCAGTCTGCTTCAGGTGATCGATCGTACCGCCAATCCCATGGGCGCACGCCTGATTCGTCGCTGGCTGCAAAGCCCGCTCAAGCGGCTTGAGGATATCGCTTTGCGTCTTGACGCCGTTGAGGAGTTTAAGGATTTTTCGCCATTGCGTCGCGAGGTACACGGTCATCTTTCTGAGATCAATGATCTCGAACGGGTGCTGTCGCGCATCGCCACATTCCGGTCTATTCCCAGAGAGATGCGTCAGTTCGGCAGTGCGTTATCGAAGATTCCGCTGTTGAAGGAGGCTCTGCTGCAAACCACAACGGCAAGGCTTCAGGCCCTCGGCAGGTCGCTGGTGGAGATGCCCGAGCTTGTCGCACTGATTGAAAAAGCTGTCGATCCGGAGGCCGGAGCCTCAATGCGCGACGGCGGCTACATCCGGGCAGGGTACCATCAGGAGCTTGACGAGCTGCGCACCATTGCCTCGACAGCCAAGGATCGGCTGCTCGAAATTCAGCAGGAAGAGCGTGCCCGAACGTCGATTTCATCCCTCAAGGTTCAGTTCAACAAGGTTTTCGGCTACTATATCGAAATCAGCAAAAGCAATCTCGACAAGGTGCCCGACTACTATGAAAAAAAGCAGACACTTGTCAATGCCGAACGTTTCACGATTCCGGCATTGAAAGAGTATGAAGCGAAAATTCTCAATGCCGAAGAGAAGAGCATTGTTCTTGAGCAGCGGCTGTTTCATGATCTCAGCCTTCTTATTGCGGAGCAGGCAGCTCTTGTTCAGACTAACGCCGCGGTTATCGCCGAGATTGACTGCCTCGCATCCTTTGCCGCCGTTGCCGAAGAGTACGGCTACTGCAAGCCCGAGGTTGCCGGGCATGACCGGCTGCTTGTTACCGGCGGACGTCACCCTGTTCTTGAACGGATGATGAGCACGGACGACCCCTATGTTTCAAACGATCTGCTTTTTGACCGGAAGCAGAGATTACTGATCATTACCGGACCGAACATGGCTGGTAAAAGTTCCTATCTGCGTCAGGCAGGGCTGATTGTGCTGCTTGCCCAGGCAGGCTCTTTTGTTCCGGCGCAAAAGGCTGAAATCGGCCTTGTCGACCGTATTTTCACCAGGGTTGGCGCTTCGGACAACCTTGCTTCGGGAGAGAGCACCTTTCTGGTGGAGATGAACGAGGCAGCCAGCATTCTTAACAACGCCACATCGAAAAGCCTTCTCCTGCTCGATGAAATAGGGAGGGGAACCAGCACCAGCGACGGCATGTCGATTGCCTGGTCGATGAGCGAATTCATCCACGACAGCATCGGGGCGCGAACGCTCTTTGCCACGCACTACCATGAGCTCGCCGAGCTTGAAACGCGCCTTCAGGGTGTTGTCAACTACAACGCCACCGTGATTGAGACGGCTGAAAAGGTTATCTTTCTGCGCAAAATTGTCAGAGGCGCTTCCGATAACAGCTACGGCATCGAAGTTGCCAGAATGGCCGGCATGCCTCAGGAGGTCATCGTGCGGGCAAAGGAGATTCTGGCGGGAATGGAAAAACGGGAGATCGACGTATCAGGAATAAAGCAACCATCGATAGAAAGCATGCAGATAAGCCTGTTTGAAGAGGCCGATTCGCGGCTTCGAACCGCGATTGAAAATCTCGACCTTGACCGGCTGACTCCGCTCGACGCCCTGATTGAACTGAAAAAGTTGCAGGATCTGGCACTCAAAGGATGCGGACGCTGA
- the rplU gene encoding 50S ribosomal protein L21: MQALIAISDKQFLVKQGDTINVPRQKAEVGQTMEITPMANIDGANTTLNPSGTIQAKVLGHFKDEKVIVFKKKRRKRYQSRNGHRQQLTRIEIVSL, encoded by the coding sequence ATGCAGGCGCTGATCGCGATTTCTGACAAACAGTTTCTGGTGAAACAAGGGGATACCATCAACGTCCCCAGACAAAAGGCCGAAGTCGGCCAAACCATGGAAATCACCCCCATGGCAAATATTGATGGCGCAAATACAACACTGAATCCCTCGGGCACCATACAGGCAAAGGTTCTTGGTCATTTCAAGGATGAAAAGGTGATCGTGTTCAAGAAAAAACGCAGAAAACGCTACCAGTCACGAAACGGGCACCGTCAGCAGTTGACCCGGATCGAGATCGTATCGCTCTAA
- the rpmA gene encoding 50S ribosomal protein L27: MAHKKGGGSTKNGRDSNPKYLGVKAAGGSTVSAGTIIVRQRGTVIKPGNNTGIGRDHTIFSLVDGVVTFRNGRNDKKRVEIVPS, translated from the coding sequence ATGGCTCATAAAAAAGGCGGCGGATCGACTAAAAACGGTCGTGACAGCAACCCGAAATATCTTGGCGTAAAAGCCGCAGGCGGTTCCACTGTATCCGCAGGCACCATTATTGTCCGTCAGCGCGGCACCGTGATCAAACCGGGCAACAATACCGGAATAGGCCGCGATCATACCATATTTTCTCTGGTTGACGGTGTTGTGACATTTCGCAACGGGCGTAACGACAAAAAACGTGTTGAAATCGTTCCTTCCTGA
- the mdh gene encoding malate dehydrogenase yields MKISVIGAGNVGATAAHRLAEKQLAHEVVLIDIVEGIPQGKALDMYESGPVGLFDTAIHGSNDYMASADSDIVLITAGLARKPGMTREDLLMKNAGIVKEVTDQVMKHSSNPILVMVSNPLDVMTFVAHASSGLGKERVIGMAGVLDAARFRSFIAEELNVSMQDVNAFVLGGHGDSMVPVVKYTSVAGIPITELLSQEKIDALVERTRNGGVEIVNYLKNGSAFYAPAASAVEMIEAIVKDRKRILACTTLLEGEYGINNVFCGVPVKIGKNGVEEILEINLAPAELDALKHSASLVQENCKSLEALLA; encoded by the coding sequence ATGAAAATATCCGTTATTGGAGCTGGTAATGTCGGGGCTACTGCTGCGCATCGCCTTGCAGAAAAACAGCTCGCACATGAAGTTGTCCTGATTGATATTGTAGAGGGCATTCCGCAGGGAAAAGCGCTTGACATGTACGAATCCGGTCCGGTAGGACTTTTTGATACCGCTATCCATGGATCAAACGATTATATGGCATCCGCTGATTCGGATATCGTCCTGATTACCGCCGGGCTTGCAAGAAAACCGGGCATGACCAGAGAAGATCTGCTCATGAAAAATGCGGGAATCGTCAAAGAGGTTACCGACCAGGTAATGAAACACTCATCGAATCCGATTCTTGTGATGGTATCCAACCCACTCGATGTCATGACCTTTGTTGCTCATGCGTCAAGCGGTCTTGGTAAAGAACGGGTGATCGGCATGGCTGGCGTTCTCGATGCTGCAAGGTTCAGAAGCTTCATTGCAGAAGAACTGAACGTTTCGATGCAGGACGTCAATGCCTTTGTCCTGGGGGGACATGGTGACTCCATGGTACCTGTGGTTAAATATACATCGGTTGCAGGCATACCGATCACCGAGCTGCTCTCGCAGGAAAAAATTGACGCGCTTGTCGAACGTACTCGCAACGGCGGTGTTGAAATCGTCAACTATCTCAAAAACGGTTCGGCATTCTATGCCCCCGCAGCTTCCGCTGTGGAGATGATAGAGGCTATCGTCAAAGACCGCAAACGGATACTTGCCTGTACAACCCTGCTTGAAGGAGAGTACGGCATCAATAACGTTTTTTGCGGCGTTCCGGTAAAGATAGGCAAAAACGGTGTTGAAGAGATTCTCGAAATCAATCTTGCGCCGGCTGAACTCGACGCACTGAAGCATTCCGCCAGCCTCGTGCAGGAAAACTGCAAAAGCCTTGAAGCGCTTCTCGCCTGA
- a CDS encoding agmatine deiminase family protein, with translation MMDFQYRMPPEWACHKATWLSWPHKRESWPGKFEPVPAVFVEIASWLSSSEEVHINVLDEAMEVEVRELFRKAEYDHLRRDRLVLHRIPTNDAWCRDHGPNYVFRQGGTGLEKVILNWQFNAWGGKYEPCDDDNAVPVRIAEQQHLPLVSIDMVLEGGAIDVNGNGLLLTTEACLLNRNRNPGMSRLEIEGALGRYLGIEKVLWLGDGIAGDDTDGHVDDMARFVNESTVVIAVEDDAADENYEPLQDNYRLLKSFTDLRGEPLNVVKLPMPDPVYYDGERLPASYANFYIANSVVLVPLYRCDADKKALAVLQECFPGRKVVGIDCSDLIWGLGAIHCITHEEPDLPIRER, from the coding sequence ATGATGGATTTCCAGTATCGCATGCCCCCGGAGTGGGCTTGTCACAAAGCCACCTGGCTTTCCTGGCCGCACAAACGTGAATCCTGGCCAGGAAAATTTGAACCGGTTCCGGCAGTTTTTGTCGAGATTGCTTCATGGCTGAGTTCATCGGAAGAGGTACATATCAATGTGCTTGACGAAGCGATGGAAGTGGAGGTGCGCGAACTGTTCCGAAAGGCAGAGTACGATCATTTGCGAAGGGATCGACTTGTGCTGCACCGCATTCCAACCAATGACGCCTGGTGTCGCGACCACGGCCCGAACTATGTATTCCGCCAGGGCGGCACCGGCCTGGAGAAGGTGATTCTGAACTGGCAGTTCAATGCCTGGGGAGGAAAATATGAGCCCTGTGATGATGACAATGCAGTGCCTGTGCGGATTGCGGAACAGCAGCATTTGCCTCTGGTTTCGATCGACATGGTGCTTGAAGGTGGAGCAATCGATGTGAACGGGAACGGTTTGCTGCTGACGACCGAAGCCTGTTTATTGAACAGGAACCGCAATCCCGGAATGAGTCGTCTTGAGATCGAAGGCGCGCTTGGCAGGTATCTCGGTATTGAAAAGGTACTCTGGCTCGGCGACGGTATAGCAGGGGACGATACCGATGGTCATGTTGATGATATGGCGAGGTTTGTCAATGAATCAACCGTCGTGATAGCCGTTGAAGACGATGCTGCTGATGAGAATTATGAACCGCTTCAGGATAACTATCGACTGCTCAAGAGTTTTACCGATCTCAGGGGAGAGCCTCTCAACGTGGTGAAGCTGCCCATGCCGGATCCGGTTTACTACGATGGCGAACGTCTTCCTGCAAGCTATGCGAACTTCTATATTGCCAACAGTGTTGTGCTTGTACCTCTATACCGGTGCGACGCCGACAAAAAGGCGCTTGCTGTTCTGCAGGAGTGTTTTCCCGGAAGAAAGGTTGTGGGTATCGACTGTTCAGACCTTATATGGGGATTGGGAGCCATTCACTGTATCACCCACGAAGAGCCGGATCTGCCGATACGGGAGAGGTGA
- a CDS encoding M48 family metallopeptidase — protein sequence MNGFGQVVLFTLVLTFFLKLIADLLNLRASESGLPPEFQGVYEEDAYRKSQDYLRATTRFSLIGAFVDLLFLLVFWFAGGFNMLDQLLRAQGYNTVLTGVLYIGALLLLQGILGLPFTLYRTFVIEERFGFNKTTPKVFVADLLKTLFLALLIGTPVLAALLWFFEQAGPFGWLWAWGGLTLFTLLLQYVAPAWIMPIFNKFVPLEEGELNNAIMQYARTVGFPLTGIYVIDGSKRSSKANAFFTGFGKRKRIALFDTLVSNHSVSELVAVLAHEIGHYKKKHVLINMVLSMVNLGVVFYLLSVFMNNPDLFSAFFMQDISVYGSLVFFLLLYSPVEFVLSILLQALSRKHEYEADSFAVSTYSDGFALGEALKKLSRSNLSNLTPHALYVFLNYSHPPVVQRIRRINEHPAPGHLNH from the coding sequence ATGAATGGTTTCGGACAGGTTGTTTTGTTTACCCTTGTATTGACTTTTTTCCTCAAGCTTATTGCTGATCTGCTGAACCTCCGGGCTTCCGAGAGCGGGCTTCCGCCGGAGTTTCAGGGGGTGTATGAAGAGGATGCCTACAGGAAATCCCAGGACTATCTGCGGGCAACAACCCGTTTTTCGCTTATCGGGGCTTTTGTCGATCTTCTTTTTCTGCTTGTTTTCTGGTTTGCCGGAGGGTTCAATATGCTCGACCAGCTTTTGCGCGCACAGGGATATAACACGGTGCTTACAGGCGTGCTCTATATCGGCGCTCTCTTGCTCCTGCAGGGGATTCTCGGCCTTCCCTTTACCCTTTACAGGACATTTGTTATCGAGGAGAGGTTTGGATTCAACAAAACCACACCGAAAGTTTTTGTTGCTGATCTCCTGAAAACCCTTTTTCTTGCCCTGCTCATCGGTACTCCCGTTCTTGCCGCTCTGCTCTGGTTTTTTGAACAGGCAGGCCCGTTTGGATGGCTCTGGGCCTGGGGCGGGTTGACGCTCTTCACCCTTCTCTTGCAGTATGTCGCTCCTGCCTGGATCATGCCGATTTTCAACAAGTTTGTTCCGCTTGAAGAAGGCGAGCTGAACAATGCCATTATGCAATATGCCCGAACGGTCGGATTTCCGCTAACCGGTATTTACGTGATTGATGGGTCGAAGCGATCATCGAAAGCAAATGCGTTTTTTACCGGATTCGGCAAACGCAAGAGAATTGCCCTGTTTGATACGCTTGTCAGCAACCATAGCGTCAGTGAGCTTGTTGCTGTGCTTGCGCACGAAATAGGTCATTACAAGAAAAAGCATGTGCTCATCAATATGGTGCTCAGCATGGTGAATCTCGGTGTTGTCTTTTATCTCCTCTCGGTGTTCATGAACAATCCTGATCTCTTCAGTGCTTTTTTCATGCAGGATATTTCAGTCTACGGCAGCCTTGTTTTTTTCCTTCTGCTCTACAGTCCGGTTGAGTTCGTTCTTTCCATTCTGCTTCAGGCGCTGTCGCGCAAGCATGAGTATGAGGCCGACAGCTTTGCCGTATCAACATACAGCGACGGATTCGCGCTCGGAGAGGCTCTTAAAAAGCTTTCGCGCAGCAATCTTTCAAACCTGACGCCTCATGCGCTCTATGTTTTTCTCAACTATTCGCATCCTCCGGTTGTGCAGCGTATCAGACGAATAAATGAACATCCTGCCCCCGGTCATCTCAACCATTGA
- a CDS encoding carbon-nitrogen hydrolase produces the protein MPSETVTIALLQTTSSERPEENLAEADRLIRSAAAGGAQVICLQELFTTRYFCQIEDYEPFAYAEPVPGPTTQALQELARELQVVIVASLFEARARGLYHNTAAVIDADGSYLGKYRKMHIPDDPGFYEKFYFTPGDLGYKVFKTRYATIGVLICWDQWYPEAARLVALRGAEIIFYPTAIGWAASEISDEVRRAQRTAWKTMQLSHAVANGVFVAAANRVGTEGELEFWGNSFVSDPFGQVIAEAPHQNEAVLLARCDLGRIGYYRSHWPFLRDRRIESYGDVQKRYIDADSGQG, from the coding sequence ATGCCGTCGGAAACAGTTACCATCGCACTTCTTCAAACAACATCGTCAGAAAGACCGGAAGAGAACCTCGCCGAAGCGGATCGCCTTATCAGGAGCGCTGCTGCCGGCGGAGCACAGGTTATCTGCCTGCAGGAGCTGTTCACCACACGGTACTTCTGTCAGATCGAGGATTATGAACCCTTTGCTTACGCTGAACCTGTTCCCGGTCCGACAACCCAGGCTTTGCAGGAACTGGCACGCGAGCTTCAGGTCGTCATCGTCGCCTCGCTTTTTGAAGCGCGGGCCAGAGGTCTCTATCATAATACCGCTGCGGTTATCGATGCAGATGGCAGCTATCTCGGCAAGTACAGGAAAATGCATATTCCCGATGATCCCGGGTTTTACGAGAAGTTTTATTTCACCCCCGGAGATCTCGGTTACAAAGTTTTTAAAACCCGGTATGCAACCATCGGCGTTCTGATCTGCTGGGATCAATGGTACCCTGAAGCGGCAAGGCTGGTTGCGCTCAGGGGTGCCGAAATCATTTTTTATCCAACGGCCATAGGCTGGGCAGCCAGCGAGATTTCCGACGAGGTACGCCGAGCGCAACGGACAGCATGGAAAACCATGCAGCTCAGCCATGCGGTTGCCAATGGCGTATTTGTCGCTGCGGCCAACAGGGTTGGTACTGAAGGTGAGCTTGAGTTCTGGGGAAACAGCTTTGTCTCTGATCCTTTTGGTCAGGTTATTGCCGAAGCTCCCCATCAGAACGAAGCCGTTCTGCTTGCCCGGTGCGATCTCGGTCGTATCGGATACTACCGTTCGCACTGGCCTTTTTTGCGTGATCGTCGCATTGAATCCTACGGGGATGTGCAGAAGCGCTACATAGATGCCGATAGCGGACAGGGTTAG